The nucleotide sequence TAACGCCTCCCGCAGGGCCCGGTTCCCGATCGGTCTAACGCGGCGATTCCGTGTCGCGATGTTTTCTCCGTCAGTTTGAGCGGCGCCCGTAGCGGCTGCCACCTGCGGCTTCCGTCCGGCGAGCCCGTCCGACGCACCCGGCTGCCCGTGGACGTACGGCACTTCTCACCCGTTTTTCATGGTTCGCTGCCATCTGTGCGGTGGCCCGTTCCACCGCGCAGTGGTACTCGACCGGCGAAGGCACCGTGCCCCCGTGCCCTCGTGGAAGCCGCCCGGACTCGTCCTGATTGATGTCCCGCCCGCTGGGTCGACCGACCGCACCCTTGCCCACCTGACCCTGTTCTGCCGTGCGGACGATCCGCCGGCAGCGCGGACGGGCGTATCCGCAGACGAGAGGAACCCTATGAAGTCCCCCTCATCACAGCCGCGTTCACGACGCACCCTCGACCAGTCGCTGCTCGTTCTCGGCGCGAGCGCACTGGCCACCGGGCTGGCCGCACTGACCCTGGCACCGGGCATCAGCGCAGCCTCCAGCCATCGCGAAGCGCCGATGGTGGCCGGTGACCCCCGCGCGGACAACACCGATGTGTACGCGTTCACGAGTCCGGACCGCTCCGACACCGTGACCATGGTCGCCAACTGGATTCCCTTCGAGGAGCCCAACGGCGGGCCCAACTTCTACGCGTTCGCCGACGACGCCCGCTACAACATCAACATCGACAACACCGGTGACGGTCGCCCCGATGTGACGTACACCTGGTACTTCCGCGGCAAGGTCCGTGACGCCGAGAACCAGTTCCTCTACAACACCGGGCCCGTACGCAAGATCGACGATGCCAATCTCAACTTCCGCCAGGTGTACGACCTGACCGTCACGACCGACGGTCACACCGAGACGCTGCTGCACGACGCGCCGGTCGCCCCGTCCCGTACCGGCCCGGCGTCGATGCCCAACTACGCGGCCCTGCGGGCGCAGGCCGTACGCTCCGTGCCCGGCGGGGCCAAGACGTTCGCCGGGCAGGCGGAGGACCCGTTCTTCGCCGACCTGCGCGTCTTCGACCTGCTCTACGGCGGAAACCTGAGCGAGCGGGGCAAGGACACCCTGGCCGGTTACAACGTGAACTCCGTTGCCCTGCAGGTGCCCAAGAAGCTGCTCGCCCTGCACGGCAGCGCTGCTCGTAACCCGGTCGTCGGCATCTGGTCCACCACCGAACGCCACGGCGCGAACGTGTCCGACAGCCGGGTGAAGACCCACGGCGACGACTGGCGCCAGGTCTCCCGCCTCGGCAACCCGCTGGTCAACGAGGTCGTCGTACCGCTCAAGTACAAGGACGCCTTCAACTCCATCTCGCCGGACCAGGACCGCACCGTGCAGCCGGTCGTGGACAAGGTCTACGACCCGATCCTGCCCAAGCTGATCAAGAAGGTCTACGGGGTGCCCGCCCCGAAGGTGCCGCGCGACGACCTCGCCGAGATCTACCTGACCGGCGTCTGCAAGGCATGCGGTCCCATCAAGGCGGACCTCAACGCGCACAGCCTCAACAAGGACGCCAACCCGGACGAGATCGTCCCGGCGGAGGAACTGCGGCTGAACATGGGCGTCGCGCCGGCCAAGAAGCCGCAGCGGCTCGGCGTGCTCGCCGGTGACCTGGCAGGCTTCCCCAACGGACGCCGGCTGGCCGACGATGTCATCGACATCTCCCTGCAGGCCGTTGAGGGCGCTGCCCAGACAGGCACGTTGGTGCCCGCGCTGGCCGCAGGCGACAAGGTGGACAAGAACGACGCGCGCTTCGGCACCGCGTTCCCCTACCTGGCCCTGCCCGACACCAAGAACGTCAACGCCTCCCGCGTCGGCGCGCAGCGTGCGGGGATGACGAACCCCAGCAACGCGGCGGCGATCGGTGGAATCGGCGCCCTGCTGCTGGGTACCGGTGCCTACCGCATGAAGCGACGCCGCACCACCGGCTGACCTTTCCCGTCCCACGGTCGAGGGCCGGGCGAGGTACTCCCAGCTTCGCCCGGCCCTCCGGTCGCACCACCCGCGCCCGGCCGACGTGCCCACCGCATCCACCGCCGCGCCCAGAACCGCGCCACCCCCAACGCCCCACCCCCAACGCCCTACCGCTACGCGCTCCGCGAGGAGGACCGTGCCCCAGCCCACCGCCAACACGCCCAGAACCACGAGCCGCAGACGGCTGCGCACCACCGCCGTGACGCTGGCCCTGGGCGCTGCCATGTTCACCGCAGGCGCGGTGGGACTGTCGCCACAGAACAGCGGACAGAGCACCGGGCAGGACACCGGCCGCGCGGGAAGTACGGGGGCGGGACAGTCGCCCGGCGCCGCCCGGGTCAGTTCGCTCACATCGATGCGGAAGCAGTTGGAACGACTGCCGCAGGACGCCGTCGGCTGGGCGCAGTTGGGCATGGCCTACGTCCAACAGGGCCGCGTCACGGCGGACGCGGCGACCTATACGAAGGCGGAGTCGGCGCTGCGGCGCTCGCTGGACATCCAGCCGGCCGACAACTACCAGGCACAGACGGGCATGGGCGCCCTGGCGGCGGCCCGGCACGAGTTCACCACCGCGCTGTCCTGGGGCCGCAAGGCGACGGTCAGCAACCCCGCCAACGCGGCGGCCCAGGCGGTCCTCGCCGACGCGTACACCCAACTCGGCCGGTACCAGGAGTCGTACAGCGCCGTACAGCGCATGGTCGACCTCCGACCCGACACCTCCTCGCTCGCTCGCGCCTCCTACACCTGGGAGTTGCGCGGCGACATCCCCCAGGCCCGCGCCTTGATGAAGCGGGCCCTGGACGACGCGGCCGGCCCCGGCGACCAGGCGTTCACCCATCTGCACCTCGCCACCCTGGCCCAGGACTCCGGCGACCCACGTACCGCACTGCGCGAAGCACGCAGCGGCCTGCGCGCCACCCCGCACGACGCCGCCCTGCTGGAGGCACGGGCCCGTGCCAACGCGGCACTCGGCGACAACCGGCAGGCCGTCGACGACTACTCCGCCGCCGTCGCCATCGCACCACTGCCTCAGTACGTCGTCGGTCTCGGCGAACTGCACCAGTCGCTCGGCCACCGCGCGCAGGCCGACACGCAGTACGCGCTGATGCGTACGCAGGAGCAGCTGCGCCGGGCCGGCGGCGTCGCCCCCGACGTGGACGACGTCCTGTTCGAAGCCGATCACGGCGACGCCCGCCGCGCCGTCGCCCTGGGCCGCGCCGCACTGCGGAACCGGCCCTTCATCGCCGTACAGGACGCCTACGCCTGGGCCTTGCACCGTGCCGGACGGGACGACGAAGCACTGCCGTACGCCAACCGCGCCCTGGCCCTCGGTACCCGCAGCGCGCTCTCCTTCTACCACCGTGGCACGATCCAACAGGCCCTCGGCCACCGGACATCGGCGCGTGCCGACCTCGAACGGGCCCTGGCCGTCGACCCGCACTTCCATCCTCTGTTCGCGCCCGAGGCGCGCGACGCACTGCGCCGAATCGACTCCGCGTCATGAACCTCACCCTCCGCCGCGCACTCGCCGCCTGCACCCTGGCCGTCGCTGTCGGCGCCGCGAGCGCAGCAGCCGTACAGCCCGCCTGCGCGCACCCGTTGGGCAACTTCACCGTCAACTACCACACCGGCCTGACCCTGCGCACCGACCGGATCGACGCCCGCATCGTCGTCGACCGGGCCGAGATCTCCACGGCCCAGGAACGCCCCCAGGTCGACCACGACGGCAACGGCACCGTCACCCCGGCCGAGACCCGTACGTACGCCCGCGCCCAGTGCGGCACGGTGACCCGGCAACTGCGGGTCGAGGCCGGGGGCGACAGCGCCACCTGGCAGGCCAGGAGCAGCGCGTTCGCCTATCGCCCCGGCGAGGCCGGACTACGGACGAGCCGCCTCACCTGCGAACTCACGGCCGCCGTGGACCTGGCACACCCGGCCGACGTCACCGTACGAACCGGCTACGACAGCCGCCGCATCGGCTGGCGGGAAATCACCGCGCAGGGCAGGGGAGTCGCCCTGACCGCTTCCGACGTACCCACCGCCTCGGCCACCGACGAACTGCGCCACTACCCGACGGACCCACTGGCGAGCCCGCTCGACCAGCGGTCCGCCACGCTGCGGACCGCGCCGGGCCGCAGCGCCGGTGTCGTACCCGCCGCCCTGCCGGGGGCCGGACTGCTCACGACCGCCCTTGCCCGGGTCTCCGGCGCCTTCGACTCGCTTGTCGGTGCCCGCGAACTCACCTTCTCGGTGGGCATGTTGGCCCTCCTGCTGGCGATCGTCCTCGGGGCCTCACACGCCGCGATGCCCGGTCACGGCAAGACCATCATGGCCGCCTACCTCGCCGGGCGACGGGGGACACCCAAGGACGCGGTCGTCGTCGGGGCCACCGTCACACTCACGCACACCGCCGGCGTACTGGCCTTGGGGCTGATCCTCCCCGTCGCGACCGGCCTGGCGGGCGAGACCGTCCTGACCTGGCTCGGCCTCGCCAGCGGCCTCCTCGTCACCGCCATCGGCGGATGGCTCCTGCGCTCGGCCGTACTCAGCCGGTCCACACCGGGCCACTCGCATTCCCACGGTCACAGCCACGGCCCCGCGCACCACCACCACCATTCACAGCCCCACCCCCACCCTTCGCACGCCCACCCGCACCCGGCCCCCGCGCGGACCGAGAGCGACGGATCGGTCGTCGCCCTGCTGACGAAGGACGACGGCCACGAGCCGCATACACACCCCGTGACCGGAGACCGGCACTCCCACACCGCACCCGCCGCCACGCGCGGCGGTCTGATCGGCATGGGCATCGCCGGCGGACTCGTACCCAGCCCGTCCGCCCTGGTCGTCCTGCTGGGAGCCGTGGCCCTGGGCCGTACGGCCTTCGGCGTGCTCCTCGTCCTCGGCTACGGGCTCGGCATGGCCGCCACCCTCACCCTCGCGGGCCTCCTGCTCGTACGGCTGCGCGAACGCATCGACCGGAGCACCCGCACCGCGACCAGCCCCCGCTGGGCGGCGCTCACCCGCCTGGCCGCCGTCGGCCCGATCGCCACCTCCAGCCTCGTGCTGCTCGTCGGCATCGGACTCACCCTGCGAGCAGGCACGGGCCCTTGGTAGAGCGGCGCAAAGCCCGTCGGTGGACCAGGTCGAGGCGCCTCGACGACGGCGTACTCGAACGCGGCGCGCGGCTGCACCGTGGCCACCATCGACGCCGCCGGGTGCGGTGACCGGCCCCGGCCCGCCGCCGAAGAGCAGGCCCGCACCGATCTCCGCCGGGCGATGCGGGCCGGGGAGCCGGTCGACGAGATCTTCGAGTCCTTCATCGGCCCACTGGTCGAAAAGGCGGTCCCGACGGCTCCTGGACGTGGCCGGTATCAAGCCGGGATCCGTGGACGCCACCGACGATCTGGACGTCTGCCGGCAGGTCGCCTTCCGGATTTCTGGGGCGCGGTGGCCGACTGGCGAGTGAGCACCGGCGTACCAATGGAGTCCTCAGCCGCCCTTCACAGCATCCAGAACGAACAGCTGAGGATGCTGTTGTGGACGGCGAACCGGACCCTGTCCACCGGAGACAAACTCGGGATCGCGGACGCGGTGCGCTACGAGAATGCCGGCGGGGCGCCCGTCCCCGGATACAGCCACATCACCGTCGCGCTGCGCAGTACAGGACAGGGCTGACTCCGGCCGGGTCGTGAGGATCCGCGCCCCTTCGGACTCAGCGGCGGGACATGTAGAGGTCGAGTGCCCGGTGCAGGAACTTGTTGAGGGGGAAGTCCCACTCGCCGAGGTATTCCACGGCCTGGCCGCCGGAGCCAACCTTGAACCGGAGCAGCCCCAGCAGGTGGTTGTCCTCCTCCAGCGTGTCCGTGATGCCGCGGAAGTCGTAGACGCTCGCGCCGAGTTCATGGGCGTCGGACATCATCCGCCACTGGATCGCGTTGTTCGGCTGGACCTCGCGCTTGCGGTTCGTGGAGGCGCCGTACGAGTACCAGACGTGCTCACCGACGGTCAGCATCGTGGCCGCCGCGAGCACTTCCCCGTCGTGGTGGGCGAGGTAGAGCCGCATCCGGTCCGGGTCCTCGGCCGTCAGCGCGGTCCACATGCGCTGGAAGTAGCCCAGCGGGCGCGGGATGAACTGGTCGCGCTCGGCGGTCTCCACGTAGATCTCGTAGAACGCGGGCAGGTCGTCGTAGTCACCCCGCACGACCTTGACGCCGGCCTTCTCGGCCTTCTTGATGTTGCGGCGCCACTGCTGGTTGAGGCCCTGCTGGATCTCCTCCAGCGAGCGCCCGGCGAACGGGACTTGGAACACGTACCGCGGCTGCCCGGCGGCGAACCCGTCCTCGTGGCCGGCCTCGGTCTGCCGCCAGCCCATCCGCCGAAGCCGGTCGGCGACGGCGAAGGCCCGTGGCTCGTCCGTGGTGGCCTCGGCATCGCGCAATTGCCGGGCCTGCGGGTCGGCGATCGCTGCCTTGACCGCCTCCGCGCTCCAGCGGCGGGCGACGACGGGCGGGCCCATCTTCACCGAGAAGGCACCCTGGGCCTTGAGGTACGCGAGCATCGGCTCCAGCCATTGGCCAAGATCCGGCGCGTCCCAGTCGATGACCGGACCCTCGGGCAGATAGGCGAGGTACCGCTTGAGCTTCGGCAAGGGCCGCAACAGCACCAGCCCCACCCCGACGAGACGCCCGCTCCCGTCGAACCAGCCCAGACTCTCCGCCCGCCAGTCCGGCTTCACGTCCCCCCAGGACGGAACCTGCATGTGGCTGGCCGAGGGCATGGCCGTAACGAAGGCCAGATGCTCCTCACGGGTGATCGCCTTGAGGCGGAAACTCATGTGCAGTGCTCCTTCGCTCGACGCGTCAGCTTACTGAGAGACACCGCCATACCCCGGTTCCGACGCCCCCGGCTCGTCGGGACGAACGCTTTCGCCACACTGCGTTGCTCCGTTCGGACCCGGCGCGAGGAGCCACCAGAAGCCCACGTGGAACAATCGCTTCGTACCGGATGCCGCGGTTGGCACAGCACGGGGGGCGTACGTTGACGACAGCGCGCGACCTGGTGATTGGCTACCTCGACGCTCTCCGCTCGGCCGGCGAGGCCCTGCGGGCGACGTTCCCCTCGGCCGAGCGGCTTGCGGACGTGCTCGGCCTGGTCCGCTCGCACCGGATCAGCAGGACCGGTGAAATTGGCTCCTACTCCTCCAGCGTCCACGGGGCAGGCTGTCTCTTCGTCGGCCAGGACGGGTCCGAGATCGATGTGGACTTCACGGCCGACGGGGCGGAGATCTTCGACCTCTGGCGGCTGCGCCTGTACGGGCAGAGCTTGGCTGAGCCAGTTGACCTCACGGAGCGTGATCTGAGGTCGGGACTGGAATCGCCGGAGCCCCTGCTGACCGAGGTACGGCCCGGGTGGTTCAGCGCTGGAGAAGTCGCACGTTTGACGGACTGAGGTCGGCGCGGCTCCACACCCGCGTCGCAACGAGGGTGGCCGTCTCTACACCCCCGCACTCACCGACCAAGATCAACCACAAGTCGGCCGACTATGGTCGGAAGCATGACGACGCCCCTTGCCGACAGTGCCTTCGACTCGCTCCGCCTCGACGCTGTGCCCAACCAGGAGTCGCTGCGCCGCGCCTACGCGCTGCCCAGCGCCGCGGCCGTACGGAAGCAGATGACCGAACTCACCGAGCAGACCCGTCGGTTGATCGGCTGCTCCTCGTTGGTCCTGATCGCCAGCGCGGACGCCGAAGGCAACTGTGACGTCTCCCCGCGCGGCGGCCCCGCCGGGTTCGTCGCCGTTCTGGATGAACGGACGCTGGCGATACCGGACGCGACCGGCAACAAGCGTCTGGACACCTTGCAGAATGTCATCGCCACCGGACGGGCCGGGCTGCTGTTCCTGATCCCGGGGCGCACCACGACGCTGAGGGTGAACGGCCGCGCCTGCGTCTCCACCCGCCCGGAGCTGCTGTCGCAGCTCACCGCCGTGGGCAAGCCGCCGGCCAGTGCACTGGTGCTGGGCATCGAGGAGGTTTACCCGCACTGTCCCAAGTCGCTCCTGCGCAGCGCGGCCTGGAAGCCGGAGCAGTGGCTGTCGGCCGACGCCCAGCCGACCTCCGCCGAGGTAACCCTGGCCCAGCTGCGAATGCCGGAGCTGACGATCGCCGACATCGAGCAGACAGAAGCGGACTCGCTGAAGTACCGGTACGAGTAACGCCCCGAGCCAGGAAGCAGCTCAGCTCCTGCGACGACTACGACACCGGCTCGCACCTCGGGCACATGGTGGGATCCACGTTCCACGCCGCAGGCAGATCGCCGCCGCAAAAGACGCAGATGCCGTCAACTCCGGTCACCAACAGGCCCGTTCCTGTGCAGGCGACACCAGACGATCCCAGCGACGACGACCACGGCGCCTGTCCAGGCGCCCGGCGAGGCACGCGGACGCGTGCCCTGGCGAGCGCGGATGCCCGCGACCAGCGCGTAGGCGCCGAGGGCCAGGGCGAGACCGATGAGGGGGGCCGGCAGGCCCGGCATGCCGTCATCGGGATCTTGCAAAACCACGGCGGCGCCGAACATGACGGCGCACACCGGCGGCACCCAGAGGGGCAGGGTCGGGCGCGCCGCAGCACGGCGGGACTGGTGTGTTCGTCCGAGGGTCGTCGCAGCCCAGGGGCACGACGGCCCGCTCCCTCCGGTGGTGGAGGTTGTCCGTGCCGTGGGAGCATGGGGGACTGAGACACGGGACGCCCGCACGTAGAGTTACCCAGGGTAATCGCGGCGTTCGCGTGCACCGCCGCAATCCGGGCCAGTGATCAGCATGTCGCAGCACCCGAAGTCCAACGTCGCTGAACGTTCCCGTCGCGCGTCGTCGTCGATGACGCCGCAGCAAGCAGCCGAGTGGCTGTCCGGCCGCAACGCGGTCATCGGCCGTCTCTCAAAACTGGCGGGACCGCCCAAGTTTCCGAAGAGCAACGAGCCCTACTTCGCCGTTCTGGTCCGGATCATCACCCAGCAGCAGTTGGCCGGCCCGGCAGCCCGGGCCATTCACGGCCGGCTGGTCGCGGCGCTGGGGGGCACCGTCACGCCTGAGCAGCTCGACACCATCTCCGACGAGACAATGAGAGCCTGTGGGCTCTCCGGGAGGAAAGTCGCGTCTCTCCGGGACCTGGCCGGGAAGATCTCGGACGGCTCCCTCCGCCTGGGCGCCCGGTCGCTCTCCCACGAGCGACGAAGAGATCGTGGCCCAGCTGTCCGCCGTGCGCGGCATCGGCAAGTGGACGGCGGAGATGTTCCTCATGTTCCAGCTCCGCCGACTCGACGTCTGGCCCACCGACGACCTGGAGCTTCGCAAGGGCTACGCGAAAGCCTGGCAGGTGGAGCTTCCCAAGCCGAAACAGCTGGACGCGCTCGGGGATGAGTTCCGCCCTTACCGGAGCATCGCGGCCTGGTATTGCTGGACCGCTAACCGTCTCGACCTGGACGAGGGAACAGGCGCGGCCAAATAAGGCAACTGGACATAACGCAATGGCGGCAGATGCCGTTGACGACCACATGGCCCGTCACGAGGCCACGATCACGCGCTATCCCGACCGGGTGAACCGGCGAGTCGTCAATCCCGCCGTCCCACCGGCTCGGGATCGGCGTCGAGCGCATCGAGTACCGCGTCTCCGTGCGTCCTCGCCCACTCGGTCAGCATGTGGATCGGATCGATCAACGTCGCCCCGAGAGGGGTGAGTTCGTACTCGACGCGGGGCGGCGCCTCGGCGTAGGCGTGGCGGCGGACGAGTCCGTGCGCCGCAAGCCGGCGGAGCGTCTGGGTGAGCACCTTGCGTGAGATGCCGCCGATCAGCTCGATCAGCTCGCCGTGACGCACCGGGCCCTGGCTGAGGCCGTAGAGCACGACCGCCGTCCACTTGTCGGCGATGAGCTCGATCGCCAGACGCGCCGGGCAGTCGGAGAGAAAGGGATCGCCGGGACCGAAGCCGCTCATGATGCCAAGGTACCTGTTGGTTCCTGTCGGAAACCTAGCCTGGGTTCTCTCCCCGTTCCACAGCCCAGGAGAGTCATGCGAGTCATCACCCAGCACACACTTGGCGGTCCGGACGTCCTCACCGTCGTGGACGCGCCCGAGCCTCAGCCCCTCCCCACCGAGGTTCTTGTCCGCGTCAAGGCGATCGGGCTGAACCCGCTGGAGGCGCGCCTGCGCGCCGGCGAGTTCCCGCTGATCGGCAGGCCTCCGTTCATCCTCGGCTGGGACATCAGCGGCGTGGTCGCGGAGGCGCCGCAGACGTGGCGGTTCAGGCCCGGCGACGAGGTGTTCGGCATGCCCCTGTTCCCGCGGGCGGCGAGCGCGTACGCCGAGGTCGTGTCCGCTCCGGCGTTGCACCTGGCACGCAAGCCGGCGTCGCTGTCGCACGTCGAGGCGTCGGCGCTGCCGGTCGTCGGGCTGACGGCGTGGCAGGGCCTCGTGGACCTCGGCGGTGTGGGCGAGGGCGACCGCGTCCTGGTCCATGGCGGTGGTGGCGGGGTCGGCCACGTCGCGATCCAGATCGCGAAAGCGCTCGGCGCGTACGTGATCACGACGGCCGGCCGGAGCAAGCGGGAGTTCGTGGAGGGATGCGGCGCCGACGAGGTGATCGATTACACGGCGGTCGACTTCACCCAGGCGGTCCGTGACATCGACGTGGTACTCGACACGATCGGCGGCGACACCGTCGAGCGGTCGCTCGAAGTGCTCCGCCCAGGCGGTCACTTGGTGACGGCTGTCGCCGAGGAGGACGCGGGACTCACCGCCAAGTACGAAGCGGCGGGCATGCGCTTCAGCGGCATCGCGGTCGACCCCGATCCGGTCGCCCTGCGCGGCCTCGTCGACCTGGTGGAACAGGGCAGGCTCCGGGGCCACGTGCAGGAGACGTTCCCGTTCGAGCGCGTCGCCGACGCGCACCGACTGCTCGACGGCGGCCACCTCCAGGGCAAGCTCGTCCTGACCGTCTGATCCGGTCGTGGGGCCTGGCGGCCCTGCGGATGCCGTTGTTCGCGCGCCGGAGCGGGCTGCCTGTCAGCAGTCCGCTTCGTCGACGGCGATCGATCCTCGCTGAGCGGTTCGGGCGACGCGCGAAAGGAGCGCGCGCAGCTGTTCCGCGTCCTGGTCGTCTTGTTCTCGGACATGGATGCGCTCACGCCCACACTGTAGTGCTTTATGCGTCCTGGAAGATGTTCTTGCCAGAAGAACATCTGCGTCGCATAGTGGATTGGGCAGGGGTGTCCGCGTGACATCGACAGGGCGCGCCACCACCACCGCGGCAGGGAAGAAGACGATGACCATGACCACCGTTCTGCAGGGCCGCACCGCACTCGTGAGGGGGCGACATCGGGTATCGGCAAGGCCGTGGCGCAGAGCCTGGCCCGGCAAGGGGCCGAGATCGTGCTGCACGGACGGGACGAGAACCGAGGTGCGGCCCTGGTCAAGGAGATAGCGGCCGAGGGCGGCACCGCCCGTTTCGTCGCCGCTGATCTCACCGACGCCGAGGACACGCTGCGCCTGGCGTCCGAAGCGGGTGACGTGGACATTCTGGTGAGCAACGCCGGTCTGTACGAGTTCACCCCGACATCCACCACCGACGCCGCGAGCTTCGACCGGCAGATCGCGGTCAACACTCGCGCCCCGTTCCTCCTGGTCGGCGCACTGGCGCCGGGCATGGTCCGGCGCGGACACGGGTCGATCGTGCTGATCGGCTCAAGCGCGGCCCGCCGGGCCGCCCGGTCGGTGCGGCCTACGGGGCGTCCAAGGCCGGTGCGGAGATCCTCACCCGCTACTGGGCGACCGAGTTGGGCCCGTCCGGCCTGCGTGTCAACGCCGTCTCGCCGGGCCCCGTGCACACCGAGGGCACAGCGGCGATGCTCGGCGAGCACGCCGCGGTCCTGGACACAACCAACGCGCGCGGCCGGGCGGGCGACTCCACCGAGATCGCCGACATCGTCTCGTTCCTGGTCAGCCCCGCCAGCAGCTACGGCAACGGCTCCATCCCGTTCGCCGACGGCGGCGAACTCAGCACCCTGCCGGCCTGAGGAACACCACGATGCACCTCTTCGTCATCGGGGTCGCCCGGTCCGTCGGCCTTCTCAGTGTATTTCGCGAACTCCGGTCGAACGGGGGGAGTTGGTGTTATGTTGTTCTACTTGCCTGATGGTGGTGGGAGTCGCGCTGTGGAAACGCGCGGGTGATCGTCCGACCTGAGTAGCCGCTCGACGCCGGGGCTCCGCCCCCTCCCTCACCGTCGTCCGTACCGCCCCAGGTCGGACCGGCACGGGCCGAGGCCCTGTTGCACTCGGTCCCGGTGCGGAGGAATCGTGTGGCATGAAAGATCCAAGTCCGGTCCCGTCCTGGCCGGTGATGTCCTGGAAGAGGGGAAGGTCGCCGGCTTCGGGTACGTCGCTTCCGGGACGCCGAGGGCAGCATGCGACCGGCTGTTGCTGATCGGCGAGGAGCCTCTCTCGCAACCGCCGGACCGGCCTGTTCCGAGCGATGCCGGATCGGTCCTCGCCCTCGCGGACCCGCCCGTGAAGCGGGTACCGCCGGACTGGGTGCACCGGGCCGACGAACTGGCTGACGGCCTGTCAAATGCTGTGGCCGAGATGCTTCCGATGCCGGGCTCGCCGTGGGGCGCAGTCGCGGTCCCGCTGATCGTCGAGGTCCGTCAGGCGGGCCATCTGCTGTGGCTCGCGGGTGGGTTCGCACGAGACATGATCGCCGGCTCCGCCGCAGAGGTGAACGACCTCGATCTGACGGGCACGGCGCCCCCGGGCCGCTTCACCGACCTGACCAAGCGGGTACGGCGCCGCACAGGACTGGAGTTCCGTCCCAAGGTGTCCCCGTACTCCCTTGTCTGCTCCGCCGTCCCGTCCGCGGGTGGCGAGCGGCTCTACGAGTACCGGACCCTCAACACGGACAAGTTCGGATTTCCGAGCTGCGGCAGCGACCTCGAAACCGACGCGCGCACCCGGGACTTCACGGTGAACAGCCTCTACTACGACCCGGTCTGCGACACCGTGGTCGACCCTACCGGCCGGGGTGTCGCGGATCTCCACGCCCGGCCCCGGCGCATCATCTCCGTCAATTCCACCGAGAATCCAGTTGATCAGGCGCGGATCATCCTGCGCGCGGTGAAGTTCGCGGTGCGGTGGGCGGGGACGACCGGTTACGAGTTCGGCGAGACAGCGGCCCGGCTGGGACATATACCGGCGACCGTGTGGGACGCCCTGCCGCCCGCGGTGTGGGAGCGTCTGGCCAGGGACCATCGCAAGGCACTGGGCGATCACGACCCGGGTCGGCAGATGGGTGTCGCCAGCGCCC is from Streptomyces sp. NBC_00370 and encodes:
- a CDS encoding DUF4331 domain-containing protein, whose translation is MKSPSSQPRSRRTLDQSLLVLGASALATGLAALTLAPGISAASSHREAPMVAGDPRADNTDVYAFTSPDRSDTVTMVANWIPFEEPNGGPNFYAFADDARYNINIDNTGDGRPDVTYTWYFRGKVRDAENQFLYNTGPVRKIDDANLNFRQVYDLTVTTDGHTETLLHDAPVAPSRTGPASMPNYAALRAQAVRSVPGGAKTFAGQAEDPFFADLRVFDLLYGGNLSERGKDTLAGYNVNSVALQVPKKLLALHGSAARNPVVGIWSTTERHGANVSDSRVKTHGDDWRQVSRLGNPLVNEVVVPLKYKDAFNSISPDQDRTVQPVVDKVYDPILPKLIKKVYGVPAPKVPRDDLAEIYLTGVCKACGPIKADLNAHSLNKDANPDEIVPAEELRLNMGVAPAKKPQRLGVLAGDLAGFPNGRRLADDVIDISLQAVEGAAQTGTLVPALAAGDKVDKNDARFGTAFPYLALPDTKNVNASRVGAQRAGMTNPSNAAAIGGIGALLLGTGAYRMKRRRTTG
- a CDS encoding tetratricopeptide repeat protein yields the protein MPQPTANTPRTTSRRRLRTTAVTLALGAAMFTAGAVGLSPQNSGQSTGQDTGRAGSTGAGQSPGAARVSSLTSMRKQLERLPQDAVGWAQLGMAYVQQGRVTADAATYTKAESALRRSLDIQPADNYQAQTGMGALAAARHEFTTALSWGRKATVSNPANAAAQAVLADAYTQLGRYQESYSAVQRMVDLRPDTSSLARASYTWELRGDIPQARALMKRALDDAAGPGDQAFTHLHLATLAQDSGDPRTALREARSGLRATPHDAALLEARARANAALGDNRQAVDDYSAAVAIAPLPQYVVGLGELHQSLGHRAQADTQYALMRTQEQLRRAGGVAPDVDDVLFEADHGDARRAVALGRAALRNRPFIAVQDAYAWALHRAGRDDEALPYANRALALGTRSALSFYHRGTIQQALGHRTSARADLERALAVDPHFHPLFAPEARDALRRIDSAS
- a CDS encoding nickel/cobalt transporter codes for the protein MNLTLRRALAACTLAVAVGAASAAAVQPACAHPLGNFTVNYHTGLTLRTDRIDARIVVDRAEISTAQERPQVDHDGNGTVTPAETRTYARAQCGTVTRQLRVEAGGDSATWQARSSAFAYRPGEAGLRTSRLTCELTAAVDLAHPADVTVRTGYDSRRIGWREITAQGRGVALTASDVPTASATDELRHYPTDPLASPLDQRSATLRTAPGRSAGVVPAALPGAGLLTTALARVSGAFDSLVGARELTFSVGMLALLLAIVLGASHAAMPGHGKTIMAAYLAGRRGTPKDAVVVGATVTLTHTAGVLALGLILPVATGLAGETVLTWLGLASGLLVTAIGGWLLRSAVLSRSTPGHSHSHGHSHGPAHHHHHSQPHPHPSHAHPHPAPARTESDGSVVALLTKDDGHEPHTHPVTGDRHSHTAPAATRGGLIGMGIAGGLVPSPSALVVLLGAVALGRTAFGVLLVLGYGLGMAATLTLAGLLLVRLRERIDRSTRTATSPRWAALTRLAAVGPIATSSLVLLVGIGLTLRAGTGPW
- a CDS encoding lipid II:glycine glycyltransferase FemX, whose amino-acid sequence is MSFRLKAITREEHLAFVTAMPSASHMQVPSWGDVKPDWRAESLGWFDGSGRLVGVGLVLLRPLPKLKRYLAYLPEGPVIDWDAPDLGQWLEPMLAYLKAQGAFSVKMGPPVVARRWSAEAVKAAIADPQARQLRDAEATTDEPRAFAVADRLRRMGWRQTEAGHEDGFAAGQPRYVFQVPFAGRSLEEIQQGLNQQWRRNIKKAEKAGVKVVRGDYDDLPAFYEIYVETAERDQFIPRPLGYFQRMWTALTAEDPDRMRLYLAHHDGEVLAAATMLTVGEHVWYSYGASTNRKREVQPNNAIQWRMMSDAHELGASVYDFRGITDTLEEDNHLLGLLRFKVGSGGQAVEYLGEWDFPLNKFLHRALDLYMSRR
- a CDS encoding DUF6896 domain-containing protein; the encoded protein is MTTARDLVIGYLDALRSAGEALRATFPSAERLADVLGLVRSHRISRTGEIGSYSSSVHGAGCLFVGQDGSEIDVDFTADGAEIFDLWRLRLYGQSLAEPVDLTERDLRSGLESPEPLLTEVRPGWFSAGEVARLTD
- a CDS encoding MSMEG_1061 family FMN-dependent PPOX-type flavoprotein; the protein is MTTPLADSAFDSLRLDAVPNQESLRRAYALPSAAAVRKQMTELTEQTRRLIGCSSLVLIASADAEGNCDVSPRGGPAGFVAVLDERTLAIPDATGNKRLDTLQNVIATGRAGLLFLIPGRTTTLRVNGRACVSTRPELLSQLTAVGKPPASALVLGIEEVYPHCPKSLLRSAAWKPEQWLSADAQPTSAEVTLAQLRMPELTIADIEQTEADSLKYRYE